The Pseudomonadota bacterium genomic sequence ATGGCAACCGATAACTTGTCTTTTAATGACAGACGACTACAGCAAATTACCATAATTAAGTAAGATATGGAGGAAAATAACCAATGGCAATGACACATATCAGCGGCAGCGACAAAGGGGACCTGGTTCTCTACACATTGAGCACCTGTATATGGTGCAAAAAAACAAAGGCTTTTCTTAACAACCTTGGTGTACAATATGACTACGTGGATATGGACAACCTTGATGATGATGAAAGAGAAAAAAAGATGGAGGACCTGAAACGCTGGAACCCGAAATGTTCTTTTCCTTCAATTGTAATCAATAATGAGACATGCGTCGTTGGTTATGATGAGGAAAAGATAAAGGAAGTCATAGGAGTATGAGTTATAAAGACACAGTAGACTTGCATGACATTGATACGCTCTTTGATACATTGTCACAAGATGCAGAGTCAGCCGGATACATTCTTAACCCTGATAAGGAATTTACAAAAGCCCTGATAAGGGGCCTCATTATTAATCAGGGAAGATACGGTTACCCCTCTTGCCCATGCAGGCTGGCCGATCAAAAAAAGGGAGATGATCTCGATATCATATGCCCTTGTAATTACAGGGATGCTGACCTGAACGAGCATGGCGCCTGTTACTGCGCCCTCTATGTAACCAGAGACATAGCAGATGGCAAGAGACCGTTGAAACCCATCCCAGAGAGAAGGCCACCCAAAGAAGAAAGGATTAAAAAGAGTCGCCCCGTTGAATCAGGCACTACCCGGCTCTCCCATCCGGTCTGGAGATGCACGGTATGCGGCTACCTCTGTGCAAGGGAAAACCCACCTGAAGTCTGTCCCATATGCAAAGCCCAAAAAGAACGTTTTGAAGAATTCCTTACACGTATATAATTTGTGTATGCTGAGAGGCGTAATTGAATATAAGACATAACATTACCCTTGATGAGGATATTTCTCGGGAATTGGATACAATTTCCAACGAACTCGGTGAAAAGAAAAGTTCTGTAATAGAAAAGACACTCGCTGTTTATTTTGATTTTCTTGATCCCAAGCTTGTACAAAAAAGAATGAAGGACCTCAAAAAAAGGCGGGACACGATTATAGACGCAAAAGAAGTATGGAAAGAGATCGGGAATTAAAAGGCGTGTACGCTCTCAAATTCCTTGGCTTCCACAGGTGTGAGAGCAGGAACAAACTTAGTTCCTATGAGTAAAAATCAGTTGCAATTTTATTCAGTTTGCAGGAAAATGGAAAGAAAAAGGG encodes the following:
- a CDS encoding glutaredoxin family protein, whose translation is MAMTHISGSDKGDLVLYTLSTCIWCKKTKAFLNNLGVQYDYVDMDNLDDDEREKKMEDLKRWNPKCSFPSIVINNETCVVGYDEEKIKEVIGV
- a CDS encoding ferredoxin:glutaredoxin reductase, which codes for MSYKDTVDLHDIDTLFDTLSQDAESAGYILNPDKEFTKALIRGLIINQGRYGYPSCPCRLADQKKGDDLDIICPCNYRDADLNEHGACYCALYVTRDIADGKRPLKPIPERRPPKEERIKKSRPVESGTTRLSHPVWRCTVCGYLCARENPPEVCPICKAQKERFEEFLTRI